The following are encoded in a window of Prevotella melaninogenica genomic DNA:
- a CDS encoding magnesium transporter CorA family protein has protein sequence MKTYWNINGTLNTIKEWQPNCWIQVTCPTEQDQQELEDTFHIPDYFLSDISDTDERARYEYDDGWMLIILRIPYVKEIRSRTPYTTVPLGIIHKKDVTITVCNFETNMMLDFVSYQQKRNEGFTDYVDLIFRLFLSSAVWYLKRLKQINTLIEKAKRNLDKGVDNESLIGLSRLQDSLTYFITSIRGNENLLAKLKFKLQIDELDADLIEDVNIEMSQARETTSIYSDILESTMDTYSSIINNNMNTVMRTLTSVSIVMMLPTLISSLFGMNLVNGMETNPWGFPVAMFLSVVVSAASWWLLRRKRLL, from the coding sequence ATGAAGACATATTGGAACATTAACGGAACCCTGAATACCATTAAAGAATGGCAGCCTAACTGCTGGATTCAGGTAACTTGCCCAACAGAGCAGGATCAGCAAGAACTCGAAGACACTTTTCATATTCCAGACTACTTCTTATCGGATATCAGCGATACCGATGAGCGAGCACGCTATGAATATGATGATGGTTGGATGCTGATAATCCTCCGTATCCCTTACGTGAAGGAAATTCGCTCACGAACCCCATATACAACAGTACCATTAGGTATCATTCACAAGAAAGATGTAACCATCACGGTTTGCAACTTTGAAACAAATATGATGCTCGACTTTGTCAGCTATCAGCAAAAGAGGAATGAGGGCTTTACTGACTATGTAGACCTGATTTTCCGCCTCTTCCTTTCTTCTGCTGTGTGGTATCTAAAACGACTGAAGCAAATCAATACTTTGATTGAAAAGGCAAAGCGCAACTTGGATAAAGGTGTAGACAACGAAAGCTTGATTGGACTGAGTCGTCTGCAGGATTCGCTTACCTACTTCATCACATCCATTCGTGGCAACGAGAACCTTTTGGCTAAGTTGAAGTTTAAGTTGCAGATTGACGAGTTGGATGCCGACCTGATTGAAGACGTAAATATTGAGATGTCACAGGCACGAGAAACCACGAGTATCTACTCTGATATTCTTGAATCCACCATGGACACCTACTCAAGCATTATCAACAACAACATGAACACCGTGATGCGTACGCTCACCTCGGTGTCAATTGTTATGATGTTGCCAACGCTTATATCCTCCCTCTTCGGTATGAACCTTGTCAATGGAATGGAAACGAATCCATGGGGATTCCCTGTTGCAATGTTCTTATCAGTCGTCGTTTCTGCTGCATCATGGTGGCTGCTACGCCGTAAACGCCTACTTTAG